The Spartinivicinus poritis genome window below encodes:
- a CDS encoding queuosine precursor transporter, with protein MKKGIRDEDKTTHKYALHGFDSIEGKVILTVTGIGKRLAIPIELFFTDEMMDSVSERDFKLICMHYYKKTNTSILFDKKERSERSWTAYAIMISILSAILISSNFSGLKPINLLGTELVIPIALLFYPITYIINDVINEFYGLRMARKGIQIAFLSNIFFCAVIFAALQISPINHWPLDDSFNLIGTELLSVFFASMIAYLVSENLNAVILSKIRSLTNSRWLYLRVLGSTLPSTIIDSLLFCTIAFWHTLGPEIVLVMITSQIIVKSIYALISVPMTYAAHALMRQFIVTEDSKQKDQNEYTTRQHTLREVS; from the coding sequence TTGAAGAAAGGTATTCGTGACGAGGATAAAACCACTCATAAATATGCTTTACATGGGTTTGACAGTATTGAAGGGAAGGTCATTCTTACTGTAACAGGCATAGGTAAACGGCTAGCCATTCCTATTGAGCTGTTTTTTACTGATGAAATGATGGACAGTGTATCAGAGCGAGACTTCAAGCTCATCTGTATGCATTACTACAAAAAAACCAACACCTCGATTTTATTTGATAAAAAAGAGCGCAGCGAACGCTCTTGGACAGCTTATGCCATCATGATCAGCATTTTAAGTGCTATCTTGATCAGCAGTAATTTCTCAGGCCTTAAGCCTATTAACTTATTAGGTACTGAACTGGTTATTCCCATCGCCCTACTGTTTTATCCTATTACCTATATTATTAATGATGTGATTAATGAATTTTACGGCCTGAGGATGGCTCGTAAAGGTATTCAAATTGCTTTTTTATCCAACATCTTTTTTTGTGCTGTTATTTTTGCAGCTTTGCAAATCTCCCCTATCAACCACTGGCCGCTTGATGACAGCTTTAACTTGATCGGTACTGAGTTACTCAGTGTGTTTTTTGCCTCTATGATTGCTTACTTAGTCAGCGAGAACCTAAATGCGGTAATTCTGTCAAAAATCCGTAGTCTTACCAACAGCCGCTGGTTATACTTACGAGTATTGGGAAGTACGCTACCAAGCACCATCATTGATAGTTTGTTATTTTGTACTATTGCTTTCTGGCACACCCTTGGGCCAGAAATTGTGCTTGTTATGATCACCTCACAAATCATCGTGAAGTCAATTTATGCTTTAATTAGCGTTCCCATGACTTATGCTGCCCATGCATTGATGAGACAATTCATTGTAACTGAAGACAGTAAACA
- a CDS encoding ABC transporter permease → MSYLLFVALLRHYRFHPWQLFFILIGISSATCLLTTIDLLIKNSQENFSIAAKQLSGPATHHITSTTGWLSEQLYTELTQRFSVTASPVIQASVKLAKNGELYTLLAVDLFKAVHFQSYATNSQTHSTTAFLLDFIQSSPPAVIIAQQHINQHHWQIGDQLTLFTENNQFPVTLIAAFNQEVSELFDHLLVMDIGQAQQLLNVPGKLSRIDLTIHQTEQLNAIRQWLPSSYQLAASNEITSQLGQMSEALSINLSALALLVVTTGFFIVFNTVRFALLQRHQLLTQLTQLGITTQQKTLFLLLEVVCIAVIATLLGILSGILISSEIQQIAQQTTSNLYGITPVILFHVPAPTLIKAVTIGIFGPLAVISVDCWQASRYSTQHPRLQWQPSQLLGFVLLGGITLTVSICVFYFTTGLTHCFIAIGGLLLGYAAWLPVVNWLTAQLASKIKPWPAQLKGILWQYFWQDNQRHSITTSIAMMALVIALATAIGIGIMIDSFRLTVANWLEHRLSAHIYLKQEVWGQQPVKPLPDKLLQRITKHPAIAHIAHFQSRQVNSQDQLFRLTSSNAPPPMQQGYLFTGGNPNQIWQNWQQPNQLLISEPLAHRLNLKQHSQLAINTPNGIQTFRVAGIYYDYASEYGRALISKTNYQRYWPVLPITSIAVYLINPAQQQAIIQLINQLAVDENNNSLNLAITTPEQLKQRSLAIFDQTFLVTNGLRTIAIIIAAIGMASTLMALQLSRANEVTLLHQLGFTHWQINCFQVSQMLWFGCLCCLLALPVGYWLSHWLITGVNIRAFGWSMPLLFRWATSLSTLGFTLAAIGVACLYPLLRPPQSIIKS, encoded by the coding sequence ATGAGCTATTTGCTGTTTGTTGCCTTGCTTAGGCATTATCGTTTCCATCCTTGGCAATTATTTTTTATTTTAATCGGCATTAGTTCTGCTACCTGTTTACTGACAACTATTGACTTACTGATCAAAAATAGCCAGGAAAATTTTTCAATAGCAGCCAAACAACTAAGTGGCCCTGCTACCCACCATATTACCTCTACAACAGGCTGGTTGTCAGAGCAGCTTTATACAGAACTCACCCAACGGTTTTCGGTAACTGCCAGCCCGGTTATTCAAGCTTCCGTCAAGCTAGCAAAAAACGGCGAGTTATATACGTTATTAGCCGTAGACTTGTTTAAGGCTGTGCACTTTCAATCCTATGCCACGAACTCGCAAACCCATAGTACAACGGCTTTTCTATTGGATTTTATTCAGTCATCCCCCCCTGCTGTCATCATTGCTCAACAGCATATTAACCAACACCACTGGCAAATAGGTGATCAGCTAACGTTGTTTACCGAAAATAATCAATTCCCCGTGACATTAATAGCTGCTTTTAACCAAGAGGTTAGTGAACTATTTGACCATTTATTAGTAATGGATATTGGCCAGGCACAACAGCTGTTAAATGTACCTGGCAAACTGAGTCGAATTGATTTAACTATTCATCAAACTGAGCAGCTTAATGCAATTCGACAGTGGCTTCCCTCCTCTTACCAGTTAGCAGCAAGCAATGAAATAACCTCTCAATTAGGGCAAATGAGTGAAGCATTAAGTATTAATTTATCAGCTTTAGCTTTATTAGTAGTGACCACTGGATTTTTTATTGTGTTTAATACCGTCCGCTTTGCACTACTCCAACGCCACCAATTACTCACCCAACTAACACAGCTGGGGATTACCACTCAACAAAAAACCCTCTTTCTACTATTAGAGGTCGTTTGCATTGCCGTCATTGCAACCCTGTTAGGCATCCTGTCAGGTATTTTGATCAGTAGTGAAATACAACAAATAGCACAACAAACCACCAGTAATCTTTATGGCATAACCCCTGTTATATTATTTCATGTGCCCGCACCCACTTTAATAAAAGCAGTCACTATTGGTATATTTGGGCCCTTAGCTGTCATCAGTGTTGACTGTTGGCAAGCCAGTCGCTATTCCACCCAACATCCCCGATTACAGTGGCAACCAAGCCAGTTACTGGGGTTTGTCTTGCTAGGGGGAATTACCTTGACTGTCAGTATTTGCGTGTTTTATTTCACCACTGGGCTCACTCACTGTTTTATTGCCATTGGTGGTTTACTGCTTGGCTATGCAGCCTGGCTACCCGTGGTTAATTGGTTAACGGCTCAGTTGGCTAGCAAAATAAAACCCTGGCCTGCTCAACTAAAAGGCATTTTATGGCAATATTTTTGGCAGGATAATCAACGACACAGCATAACCACTAGCATTGCTATGATGGCGCTGGTCATCGCACTGGCCACAGCGATTGGTATTGGCATTATGATTGACAGCTTTCGACTGACAGTCGCTAATTGGCTTGAGCATCGTCTATCTGCACATATTTACTTAAAACAAGAAGTATGGGGGCAGCAGCCGGTCAAACCGTTACCTGACAAATTATTACAGCGAATAACTAAACATCCAGCTATTGCCCACATTGCTCATTTCCAGTCCAGGCAAGTCAACAGTCAAGACCAGCTCTTTCGCTTAACCAGTAGTAATGCCCCTCCACCCATGCAGCAAGGGTATTTATTTACAGGCGGCAACCCCAACCAAATTTGGCAGAATTGGCAACAACCCAACCAACTGCTGATTAGCGAACCGTTAGCTCATCGATTAAACTTAAAACAACATAGCCAGCTGGCAATTAATACACCTAACGGTATCCAAACGTTTCGAGTAGCCGGTATTTATTATGACTACGCCAGTGAGTATGGCCGAGCGTTAATCAGTAAAACAAATTATCAGCGTTACTGGCCTGTCTTACCTATCACATCAATTGCCGTCTATTTAATTAACCCTGCACAGCAACAAGCCATTATTCAATTAATTAATCAGCTTGCAGTAGATGAAAATAATAATTCTCTTAATTTAGCAATAACCACTCCAGAACAACTTAAACAGCGCTCGTTGGCTATTTTTGACCAAACTTTTTTAGTCACCAATGGCCTGCGAACCATTGCTATTATCATTGCAGCCATCGGCATGGCCAGCACCTTAATGGCATTGCAACTCAGCCGAGCCAATGAAGTGACTCTGCTGCATCAATTAGGTTTTACCCACTGGCAGATTAATTGTTTTCAAGTCAGTCAAATGCTGTGGTTTGGCTGCTTATGTTGTTTGCTTGCCTTACCGGTGGGTTATTGGCTATCCCATTGGTTAATTACCGGGGTGAATATACGAGCCTTTGGTTGGAGTATGCCTTTGTTATTTCGCTGGGCAACCTCACTATCCACACTGGGTTTTACATTAGCTGCAATAGGCGTTGCCTGCCTTTACCCACTCCTTCGCCCACCACAATCAATTATAAAATCATGA
- a CDS encoding helix-turn-helix domain-containing protein: protein MCLLNKDGSVQKIAMTKTTLAQNIKFLLKENGLSEQDIQQQTGVKQTTIYQLVNGDVASTKKSTVSILSNFFGVEVWELTEVDLSQKKYHNSEIEYIESKALYAVPVLEWQDIVHFKRFPIGYWYQHRPTTCASRKIGQGFALTIDSQNYLPYFNPGVTLIFSGNRPPEQDNIVLAVTDKPQPTLVKCKNFSDGLIYLQSLNDANNTMLYSKTYSIQGVLIEERYS from the coding sequence TTGTGCTTATTAAACAAGGATGGCAGTGTTCAAAAAATCGCCATGACGAAAACAACGCTAGCGCAAAATATAAAGTTTTTATTAAAAGAAAATGGTTTATCGGAACAAGATATTCAACAACAAACCGGGGTGAAACAAACCACCATCTACCAACTTGTCAATGGTGATGTTGCCAGCACAAAGAAATCAACGGTTAGTATTCTGTCCAACTTTTTTGGTGTTGAAGTATGGGAACTCACCGAAGTCGATTTAAGCCAAAAAAAATACCATAACAGCGAAATAGAGTATATAGAGAGTAAAGCACTTTATGCTGTGCCAGTACTAGAATGGCAAGATATTGTTCATTTTAAACGATTTCCTATTGGTTACTGGTATCAGCACCGTCCCACCACTTGTGCCTCACGAAAAATCGGCCAAGGCTTTGCCTTAACAATCGACTCTCAAAATTACCTACCTTATTTTAACCCAGGGGTCACCCTGATATTTAGTGGTAATCGCCCCCCTGAACAAGACAATATTGTGCTAGCCGTGACAGATAAACCGCAACCGACGTTAGTTAAATGTAAAAATTTTTCTGATGGGCTGATTTATCTACAATCGCTTAACGATGCGAATAACACCATGCTTTACTCAAAAACCTACAGCATCCAAGGAGTGCTCATTGAAGAAAGGTATTCGTGA
- a CDS encoding lipocalin-like domain-containing protein, which yields MSQRTLITLGTIITGTCLFGWLFINTGGVLNSTKPFTAQHTTKNNPVTLQQLLGTQKNSPFKQATQPIAFLFPRDHGPHFAYRTEWWYLTGHLFDRNQQHYGFQFTLFRFASQPSSTAANPWLVPQFYMAHLALSNTQQQTHRSAAKFSRQGPGLAGVTSPPLQAWLENWQLQSTTAESLFPAKLTAQAPAQHIGLALTIDKLKSWVLQGNQGLSQKSTTQGNASYYYSYPRLNVVGSIQWDQQQIPVTGQAWFDHEWATSALDHYQTGWDWFSLQLENQQELMIYRIRSQPGYPETLFAGLIQADQTVIQLTPNQVTIKATQYQQTIDHKQWPVAWQITLPDYHLSLTLTPTQPNQFIKHLFTYWEGAVKITGSHQGWGFVELTGY from the coding sequence ATGAGTCAGCGAACACTCATCACTTTAGGTACGATTATTACAGGCACTTGCCTATTTGGCTGGCTGTTTATCAACACTGGGGGGGTACTCAACTCGACAAAACCCTTCACAGCGCAGCATACCACTAAAAATAATCCAGTTACTTTACAACAGTTGTTGGGTACGCAGAAAAACAGCCCATTTAAACAAGCAACCCAACCGATTGCCTTTCTTTTTCCTCGCGACCATGGCCCCCACTTTGCCTATCGTACTGAATGGTGGTATCTGACTGGTCACTTATTTGATCGTAATCAACAGCATTATGGCTTTCAATTTACTTTATTTCGTTTTGCCAGCCAGCCCTCTTCAACTGCTGCTAACCCCTGGTTGGTACCTCAGTTTTATATGGCCCACCTGGCTTTGAGTAATACTCAACAACAAACCCATCGCAGTGCTGCCAAGTTCAGCCGCCAAGGGCCTGGGCTGGCAGGTGTTACATCCCCTCCCCTGCAAGCCTGGTTAGAAAACTGGCAACTACAATCAACCACAGCAGAGTCACTTTTTCCCGCCAAATTAACAGCCCAGGCACCAGCGCAACACATCGGTTTAGCGCTCACCATCGACAAGCTTAAGTCCTGGGTTTTACAAGGCAACCAAGGGCTGAGTCAAAAAAGCACTACCCAGGGTAACGCCTCTTATTATTACTCTTACCCTCGCTTAAATGTTGTTGGCTCCATTCAGTGGGATCAACAGCAAATACCTGTTACTGGACAGGCTTGGTTTGATCATGAATGGGCTACTAGTGCCCTTGATCATTACCAAACCGGTTGGGATTGGTTTTCCTTACAACTGGAAAACCAACAAGAGTTGATGATTTATCGGATTCGCAGCCAGCCAGGCTACCCAGAAACGCTATTTGCCGGCCTTATTCAAGCTGACCAAACCGTTATTCAGCTAACCCCCAACCAAGTGACAATCAAAGCCACTCAATACCAACAAACAATTGACCATAAACAGTGGCCGGTAGCATGGCAAATTACCCTTCCTGACTATCATTTATCACTGACACTGACTCCAACCCAACCTAATCAGTTTATTAAACATTTATTCACTTACTGGGAGGGCGCTGTAAAAATAACCGGTAGTCATCAAGGCTGGGGATTTGTCGAGCTCACGGGTTATTAA
- a CDS encoding RNA recognition motif domain-containing protein: MQQNKLYVGNLPYCINESQLDDLFSQYGEIDDIKLILDRETGRSKGFAFITFASEQAAKQALQHNGIEVEGRTIKVNKAIDNNRQRSRRNYTVQRTT; encoded by the coding sequence ATGCAGCAAAATAAGCTTTATGTAGGGAATTTACCCTACTGCATCAACGAGTCACAGTTAGATGATCTGTTCTCTCAATACGGCGAAATTGACGACATTAAATTAATTTTAGACCGCGAAACCGGGCGATCTAAAGGCTTTGCCTTCATTACCTTTGCCTCCGAGCAGGCTGCTAAACAAGCCCTGCAACACAATGGTATAGAAGTAGAAGGACGCACAATTAAGGTAAATAAAGCCATTGATAATAACCGACAACGAAGCCGACGTAATTATACTGTACAACGAACCACTTAA
- a CDS encoding ABC transporter ATP-binding protein codes for MAVIELKQVSHYIPVSNQSTPLFTNINLTVQAGEIMILLGQSGSGKTTLLNLIAGLELPHQGEIYLHQQPMHHQSATTRATIRRQHIGFVYQQYNLLPSLTVLENVMLPGLLNKQRQVAERARDLLQTVDMGQLLNRFPHQLSGGEQQRVAICRSLIHQPSVLLADEPTGSLDNTTAARVIELFFSQVNANRQTVLLATHNEQLCQWANRVAVIHYGQLSFKS; via the coding sequence ATGGCTGTCATCGAACTAAAACAGGTGAGTCATTATATTCCTGTCAGTAATCAGTCTACCCCCTTGTTTACCAATATTAACCTAACGGTTCAGGCAGGAGAAATAATGATTTTGTTAGGCCAGAGCGGCTCTGGCAAAACCACTCTGCTTAATTTAATTGCAGGCCTTGAATTACCCCATCAAGGCGAGATTTACCTGCACCAACAGCCTATGCATCACCAATCAGCAACGACTCGGGCCACGATTAGACGACAGCATATTGGTTTTGTCTATCAGCAATACAACTTATTACCATCACTTACTGTGTTGGAAAATGTAATGCTGCCAGGACTATTAAACAAACAACGTCAGGTGGCTGAACGAGCCAGAGATTTATTACAGACAGTTGACATGGGCCAGCTACTCAACCGATTTCCCCATCAGCTCTCAGGCGGAGAACAACAACGGGTTGCCATTTGTCGTAGTTTAATTCATCAACCCAGCGTGTTGTTAGCAGATGAGCCCACCGGTAGTTTAGATAACACAACTGCTGCTAGGGTAATTGAACTTTTTTTTTCACAAGTCAATGCCAACCGGCAAACGGTATTACTTGCCACCCATAATGAGCAACTCTGCCAATGGGCTAACCGAGTTGCAGTTATTCATTATGGACAGCTTTCATTCAAGTCATGA